One segment of Meriones unguiculatus strain TT.TT164.6M chromosome 3, Bangor_MerUng_6.1, whole genome shotgun sequence DNA contains the following:
- the Zscan20 gene encoding zinc finger and SCAN domain-containing protein 20 isoform X5, with translation MMAVASPAPESEGFFIVKLEEDLWETDSKPQEEAPDTVPGLEVSRRCFRQFQYQDAAGPHEAFSQLWALCCRWLRPEIRLKEQILELLVLEQFLSILPQEVQTWVQARHPESGEEAVALVEDWHREAWATGQQGLELCAEESRPFKAAEEYQKFHLKPGSPCPEGQPRKLWAEDTCPDLSKMPPQSLKENAVFTPLVPADPKIENTGDWEVAAESQETLSPRREAKEEPCEDPAGDDCGTGVCLGVPVSKPSVTSHHERGPETLGLSLTNCGNGSTADDSLDSEQDKSAQEEQCQWDGEDMKMSGVHWSYEETKTFLAILSESPFSEKLRTCHQNRQVYQAIAERLRARGFLRTLEQCRYRVKNLLRNYRKAKNSHPPGTCPFYEELEALVRARTAIRRTSGPEEGVVLPRLGDSDTEMDDQEEGSWEPVEATEGCSDFGLATEESIQGSSISGGPALLQSRIAGVHWGFEETKAFLAILSESPFSEKLRTCHQNSQVYRAIAERLCALGFLRTLEQCRYRFKNLLRSYRKAKSSHPPGTCPFYEELDSLMRARTVIRAMEMVGEATGLPGSGQGGTEADDQEGWAEMEDEDAIKPLTPDPQTPDVGFKVKHEDEDQISEQDVFGDWPGALSEYTTEAVGQPHASGEDRENEDEGEWRSTVLWEEYSSEEDLEKLIDHQGLYLTEKPQKCDARVEGFSQKFHFFAHQQTHTGEAPHHCPDRGKGFSDCSNPSTHQRTHTGEKPLSCLECGESFADHSALIAHQRAHAGEKSHKCGERGKSFIQSPHPRKHQRGHAGETPEQRNELVENVGQSPSPSVPWRNSAWETPTQPPSVSMGAGSPGGHRGDSAEKLFQCPECGQCFSKSSALTSHQRTHTGEKPYECAECGKSFSKSSSLSNHQRTHRGVKTHKCADCGKCFSERSKLVTHQRVHTGEKPYECLECGKFFRDRSNLITHHRIHTGEKPYKCEVCGKCFNQSSSLIIHQRIHTGERPYRCTECGKGFSNSSHFSAHRRTHTGGKAL, from the exons ATGATGGCTGTGGCCTCCCCAGCACCAGAGTCCGAAGGCTTCTTCATTGTGAAACTGGAGGAGGACTTGTGGGAAACTGACTCCAAACCCCAGGAGGAGGCACCTGACACTGTCCCTGGCCTTGAGGTTTCCCGCCGGTGTTTCAGGCAGTTCCAGTACCAGGATGCAGCAGGACCCCACGAGGCCTTCAGCCAGCTCTGGGCTCTCTGCTGTCGTTGGCTGAGGCCTGAGATCCGCCTCAAAGAGCAGATCCTGGAGCTGCTGGTGCTGGAGCAGTTCCTGTCCATCTTACCCCAGGAGGTGCAGACCTGGGTGCAGGCACGGCACCCTGAGAGCGGGGAGGAGGCGGTGGCCCTGGTAGAGGACTGGCACCGAGAGGCCTGGGCTACCGGGCAGCAG GGACTCGAGCTGTGTGCTGAAGAGTCCAGGCCCTTCAAAGCAGCTGAGGAGTATCAGAAGTTCCATCTGAAGCCAGGGTCCCCCTGCCCTGAGGGACAGCCCCGGAAACTGTGGGCGGAGGATACATGCCCTGACCTTTCCAAGATGCCACCTCAGTCCTTGAAAGAGAATG CTGTCTTCACGCCCCTAGTCCCAGCTGATCCAAAGATAGAGAACACTGGAGATTGGGAGGTGGCAGCCGAGTCCCAG GAAACCCTGAGCCCCAGAAGAGAAGCCAAGGAGGAGCCCTGCGAGGACCCTGCAGGAGATGATTGCGGAACCGGTGTGTGCCTGG GAGTTCCAGTTTCAAAGCCAAGTGTCACCTCCCATCATGAGCGAGGACCAGAGACTTTGGGGCTGAGCCTTACAAACTGTGGGAATGGGAGCACTGCAGATGATAGCCTGGACAGTGAGCAAGACAAATCAGCCCAGGAAGAACAATGCCAGTGGGATGGGGAGGACATGAAGATGTCAGGTGTTCACTGGAGCTACGAGGAGACCAAGACTTTCCTGGCAATCTTAAGTGAGTCGCCATTCTCTGAAAAGCTCCGGACTTGTCACCAGAACCGCCAGGTATACCAGGCTATTGCAGAGCGGCTGAGGGCCCGGGGCTTCTTGCGGACTCTGGAGCAGTGTCGCTACAGGGTCAAAAACCTTCTGCGCAATTACCGGAAAGCCAAGAACAGTCACCCCCCAGGGACCTGCCCCTTCTATGAGGAGCTGGAGGCCCTGGTGAGGGCTCGGACAGCCATCAGAAGAACGagtgggccagaagagggtgtggtaCTCCCCAGGCTGGGCGACAGCGACACTGAGATGGATGACCAAGAGGAAGGGAGCTGGGAGCCTGTGGAAGCAACAGAAGGCTGCAGTGATTTTGGCCTGGCCACTGAGGAATCTATTCAGGGGTCCAGCATTTCAGGGGGCCCAGCCCTGCTCCAGAGCCGCATTG CAGGTGTGCACTGGGGCTTCGAGGAGACCAAGGCCTTTCTGGCAATTCTCAGTGAGTCACCGTTCTCCGAAAAGCTTCGCACTTGCCACCAAAACAGCCAGGTCTACCGGGCTATTGCGGAGCGGCTGTGTGCGCTGGGCTTCCTGCGGACTCTGGAACAGTGCCGCTACAGATTTAAAAACCTCCTTCGAAGCTACAGGAAAGCTAAGAGCAGCCATCCACCAGGAACCTGCCCCTTCTATGAGGAGCTGGACTCCCTGATGAGGGCTCGGACTGTGATCAGGGCCATGGAGATGGTAGGAGAAGCCACAGGTCTTCCTGGATCTGGGCAAGGCGGTACTGAGGCTGATGACCAAGAAGGCTGGGCCGAGATGGAAGATGAAGATGCCATTAAACCTCTGACCCCAGATCCCCAAACTCCAGATGTAG GTTTTAAGGTGAAGCATGAGGATGAAGACCAGATTTCAGAGCAGGATGTTTTTGGGGATTGGCCTGGAGCCTTATCAGAATATACCACAGAAGCTGTTGGGCAGCCTCATGCCTCGGGGGAGGACCGTGAGAACGAGGATGAGGGCGAGTGGAGAAGTACTGTCCTGTGGGAAGAGTACTCCTCTGAGGAGGACTTAGAAAAACTCATTGACCATCAAGGCCTGTACCTCACGGAGAAACCCCAAAAATGTGACGCACGCGTGGAAGGCTTCAGTCAGAAATTCCACTTCTTTGCCCACCAACAGACCCACACAGGGGAGGCGCCCCACCATTGTCCCGACCGTGGAAAGGGTTTTAGTGACTGTTCCAACCCCAGCACCCACCAGAGAACCCACACTGGGGAGAAGCCCCTCAGCTGCCTGGAGTGTGGGGAGAGCTTCGCTGACCATTCTGCTCTCATCGCCCACCAGAGAGCGCACGCAGGGGAAAAGTCCCACAAGTGTGGGGAGAGGGGGAAAAGCTTCATCCAGAGCCCACACCCACGGAAGCATCAGCGAGGCCACGCGGGAGAAACTCCTGAGCAGCGTAACGAGCTCGTGGAGAACGTTGGCCAGAGCCCGTCTCCTAGTGTTCCCTGGAGAAATTCTGCATGGGAGACGCCTACCCAACCTCCGAGTGTGAGCATGGGCGCGGGCTCGCCCGGAGGCCATCGCGGCGACTCGGCAGAGAAGCTGTTTCAGTGCCCTGAGTGTGGCCAGTGCTTCTCCAAGAGCTCTGCCCTCACGAGCCACCAAAGAACCCACACAGGCGAGAAGCCGTACGAGTGCGCCGAGTGCGGGAAGAGCTTCAGCAAGAGCTCCAGCCTGTCCAACCACCAGCGGACCCACCGAGGTGTGAAGACGCACAAGTGTGCGGACTGCGGCAAGTGCTTCAGCGAGCGCTCCAAGCTGGTCACCCACCAGAGGGTGCACACGGGGGAGAAGCCCTACGAATGCCTCGAGTGCGGCAAGTTCTTCCGAGACCGGTCCAACCTCATCACCCACCATCGGATCCACACGGGAGAAAAGCCGTACAAGTGCGAAGTGTGTGGGAAGTGCTTCAACCAGAGCTCCAGCCTTATCATCCACCAGAGGATCCACACGGGGGAGAGACCCTACAGGTGCACGGAGTGCGGCAAAGGCTTCAGCAACAGCTCCCACTTCAGCGCCCACCGCCGAACCCACACCGGGGGGAAAGCGTTGTAG
- the Zscan20 gene encoding zinc finger and SCAN domain-containing protein 20 isoform X1: MMAVASPAPESEGFFIVKLEEDLWETDSKPQEEAPDTVPGLEVSRRCFRQFQYQDAAGPHEAFSQLWALCCRWLRPEIRLKEQILELLVLEQFLSILPQEVQTWVQARHPESGEEAVALVEDWHREAWATGQQVRPKGLELCAEESRPFKAAEEYQKFHLKPGSPCPEGQPRKLWAEDTCPDLSKMPPQSLKENGSSSSSAVFTPLVPADPKIENTGDWEVAAESQETLSPRREAKEEPCEDPAGDDCGTGVCLGVPVSKPSVTSHHERGPETLGLSLTNCGNGSTADDSLDSEQDKSAQEEQCQWDGEDMKMSGVHWSYEETKTFLAILSESPFSEKLRTCHQNRQVYQAIAERLRARGFLRTLEQCRYRVKNLLRNYRKAKNSHPPGTCPFYEELEALVRARTAIRRTSGPEEGVVLPRLGDSDTEMDDQEEGSWEPVEATEGCSDFGLATEESIQGSSISGGPALLQSRIAGVHWGFEETKAFLAILSESPFSEKLRTCHQNSQVYRAIAERLCALGFLRTLEQCRYRFKNLLRSYRKAKSSHPPGTCPFYEELDSLMRARTVIRAMEMVGEATGLPGSGQGGTEADDQEGWAEMEDEDAIKPLTPDPQTPDVGFKVKHEDEDQISEQDVFGDWPGALSEYTTEAVGQPHASGEDRENEDEGEWRSTVLWEEYSSEEDLEKLIDHQGLYLTEKPQKCDARVEGFSQKFHFFAHQQTHTGEAPHHCPDRGKGFSDCSNPSTHQRTHTGEKPLSCLECGESFADHSALIAHQRAHAGEKSHKCGERGKSFIQSPHPRKHQRGHAGETPEQRNELVENVGQSPSPSVPWRNSAWETPTQPPSVSMGAGSPGGHRGDSAEKLFQCPECGQCFSKSSALTSHQRTHTGEKPYECAECGKSFSKSSSLSNHQRTHRGVKTHKCADCGKCFSERSKLVTHQRVHTGEKPYECLECGKFFRDRSNLITHHRIHTGEKPYKCEVCGKCFNQSSSLIIHQRIHTGERPYRCTECGKGFSNSSHFSAHRRTHTGGKAL; the protein is encoded by the exons ATGATGGCTGTGGCCTCCCCAGCACCAGAGTCCGAAGGCTTCTTCATTGTGAAACTGGAGGAGGACTTGTGGGAAACTGACTCCAAACCCCAGGAGGAGGCACCTGACACTGTCCCTGGCCTTGAGGTTTCCCGCCGGTGTTTCAGGCAGTTCCAGTACCAGGATGCAGCAGGACCCCACGAGGCCTTCAGCCAGCTCTGGGCTCTCTGCTGTCGTTGGCTGAGGCCTGAGATCCGCCTCAAAGAGCAGATCCTGGAGCTGCTGGTGCTGGAGCAGTTCCTGTCCATCTTACCCCAGGAGGTGCAGACCTGGGTGCAGGCACGGCACCCTGAGAGCGGGGAGGAGGCGGTGGCCCTGGTAGAGGACTGGCACCGAGAGGCCTGGGCTACCGGGCAGCAGGTGAGGCCGAAG GGACTCGAGCTGTGTGCTGAAGAGTCCAGGCCCTTCAAAGCAGCTGAGGAGTATCAGAAGTTCCATCTGAAGCCAGGGTCCCCCTGCCCTGAGGGACAGCCCCGGAAACTGTGGGCGGAGGATACATGCCCTGACCTTTCCAAGATGCCACCTCAGTCCTTGAAAGAGAATG GGTCATCCTCTTCTTCAGCTGTCTTCACGCCCCTAGTCCCAGCTGATCCAAAGATAGAGAACACTGGAGATTGGGAGGTGGCAGCCGAGTCCCAG GAAACCCTGAGCCCCAGAAGAGAAGCCAAGGAGGAGCCCTGCGAGGACCCTGCAGGAGATGATTGCGGAACCGGTGTGTGCCTGG GAGTTCCAGTTTCAAAGCCAAGTGTCACCTCCCATCATGAGCGAGGACCAGAGACTTTGGGGCTGAGCCTTACAAACTGTGGGAATGGGAGCACTGCAGATGATAGCCTGGACAGTGAGCAAGACAAATCAGCCCAGGAAGAACAATGCCAGTGGGATGGGGAGGACATGAAGATGTCAGGTGTTCACTGGAGCTACGAGGAGACCAAGACTTTCCTGGCAATCTTAAGTGAGTCGCCATTCTCTGAAAAGCTCCGGACTTGTCACCAGAACCGCCAGGTATACCAGGCTATTGCAGAGCGGCTGAGGGCCCGGGGCTTCTTGCGGACTCTGGAGCAGTGTCGCTACAGGGTCAAAAACCTTCTGCGCAATTACCGGAAAGCCAAGAACAGTCACCCCCCAGGGACCTGCCCCTTCTATGAGGAGCTGGAGGCCCTGGTGAGGGCTCGGACAGCCATCAGAAGAACGagtgggccagaagagggtgtggtaCTCCCCAGGCTGGGCGACAGCGACACTGAGATGGATGACCAAGAGGAAGGGAGCTGGGAGCCTGTGGAAGCAACAGAAGGCTGCAGTGATTTTGGCCTGGCCACTGAGGAATCTATTCAGGGGTCCAGCATTTCAGGGGGCCCAGCCCTGCTCCAGAGCCGCATTG CAGGTGTGCACTGGGGCTTCGAGGAGACCAAGGCCTTTCTGGCAATTCTCAGTGAGTCACCGTTCTCCGAAAAGCTTCGCACTTGCCACCAAAACAGCCAGGTCTACCGGGCTATTGCGGAGCGGCTGTGTGCGCTGGGCTTCCTGCGGACTCTGGAACAGTGCCGCTACAGATTTAAAAACCTCCTTCGAAGCTACAGGAAAGCTAAGAGCAGCCATCCACCAGGAACCTGCCCCTTCTATGAGGAGCTGGACTCCCTGATGAGGGCTCGGACTGTGATCAGGGCCATGGAGATGGTAGGAGAAGCCACAGGTCTTCCTGGATCTGGGCAAGGCGGTACTGAGGCTGATGACCAAGAAGGCTGGGCCGAGATGGAAGATGAAGATGCCATTAAACCTCTGACCCCAGATCCCCAAACTCCAGATGTAG GTTTTAAGGTGAAGCATGAGGATGAAGACCAGATTTCAGAGCAGGATGTTTTTGGGGATTGGCCTGGAGCCTTATCAGAATATACCACAGAAGCTGTTGGGCAGCCTCATGCCTCGGGGGAGGACCGTGAGAACGAGGATGAGGGCGAGTGGAGAAGTACTGTCCTGTGGGAAGAGTACTCCTCTGAGGAGGACTTAGAAAAACTCATTGACCATCAAGGCCTGTACCTCACGGAGAAACCCCAAAAATGTGACGCACGCGTGGAAGGCTTCAGTCAGAAATTCCACTTCTTTGCCCACCAACAGACCCACACAGGGGAGGCGCCCCACCATTGTCCCGACCGTGGAAAGGGTTTTAGTGACTGTTCCAACCCCAGCACCCACCAGAGAACCCACACTGGGGAGAAGCCCCTCAGCTGCCTGGAGTGTGGGGAGAGCTTCGCTGACCATTCTGCTCTCATCGCCCACCAGAGAGCGCACGCAGGGGAAAAGTCCCACAAGTGTGGGGAGAGGGGGAAAAGCTTCATCCAGAGCCCACACCCACGGAAGCATCAGCGAGGCCACGCGGGAGAAACTCCTGAGCAGCGTAACGAGCTCGTGGAGAACGTTGGCCAGAGCCCGTCTCCTAGTGTTCCCTGGAGAAATTCTGCATGGGAGACGCCTACCCAACCTCCGAGTGTGAGCATGGGCGCGGGCTCGCCCGGAGGCCATCGCGGCGACTCGGCAGAGAAGCTGTTTCAGTGCCCTGAGTGTGGCCAGTGCTTCTCCAAGAGCTCTGCCCTCACGAGCCACCAAAGAACCCACACAGGCGAGAAGCCGTACGAGTGCGCCGAGTGCGGGAAGAGCTTCAGCAAGAGCTCCAGCCTGTCCAACCACCAGCGGACCCACCGAGGTGTGAAGACGCACAAGTGTGCGGACTGCGGCAAGTGCTTCAGCGAGCGCTCCAAGCTGGTCACCCACCAGAGGGTGCACACGGGGGAGAAGCCCTACGAATGCCTCGAGTGCGGCAAGTTCTTCCGAGACCGGTCCAACCTCATCACCCACCATCGGATCCACACGGGAGAAAAGCCGTACAAGTGCGAAGTGTGTGGGAAGTGCTTCAACCAGAGCTCCAGCCTTATCATCCACCAGAGGATCCACACGGGGGAGAGACCCTACAGGTGCACGGAGTGCGGCAAAGGCTTCAGCAACAGCTCCCACTTCAGCGCCCACCGCCGAACCCACACCGGGGGGAAAGCGTTGTAG
- the Zscan20 gene encoding zinc finger and SCAN domain-containing protein 20 isoform X4 produces MMAVASPAPESEGFFIVKLEEDLWETDSKPQEEAPDTVPGLEVSRRCFRQFQYQDAAGPHEAFSQLWALCCRWLRPEIRLKEQILELLVLEQFLSILPQEVQTWVQARHPESGEEAVALVEDWHREAWATGQQVRPKGLELCAEESRPFKAAEEYQKFHLKPGSPCPEGQPRKLWAEDTCPDLSKMPPQSLKENAVFTPLVPADPKIENTGDWEVAAESQETLSPRREAKEEPCEDPAGDDCGTGVCLGVPVSKPSVTSHHERGPETLGLSLTNCGNGSTADDSLDSEQDKSAQEEQCQWDGEDMKMSGVHWSYEETKTFLAILSESPFSEKLRTCHQNRQVYQAIAERLRARGFLRTLEQCRYRVKNLLRNYRKAKNSHPPGTCPFYEELEALVRARTAIRRTSGPEEGVVLPRLGDSDTEMDDQEEGSWEPVEATEGCSDFGLATEESIQGSSISGGPALLQSRIAGVHWGFEETKAFLAILSESPFSEKLRTCHQNSQVYRAIAERLCALGFLRTLEQCRYRFKNLLRSYRKAKSSHPPGTCPFYEELDSLMRARTVIRAMEMVGEATGLPGSGQGGTEADDQEGWAEMEDEDAIKPLTPDPQTPDVGFKVKHEDEDQISEQDVFGDWPGALSEYTTEAVGQPHASGEDRENEDEGEWRSTVLWEEYSSEEDLEKLIDHQGLYLTEKPQKCDARVEGFSQKFHFFAHQQTHTGEAPHHCPDRGKGFSDCSNPSTHQRTHTGEKPLSCLECGESFADHSALIAHQRAHAGEKSHKCGERGKSFIQSPHPRKHQRGHAGETPEQRNELVENVGQSPSPSVPWRNSAWETPTQPPSVSMGAGSPGGHRGDSAEKLFQCPECGQCFSKSSALTSHQRTHTGEKPYECAECGKSFSKSSSLSNHQRTHRGVKTHKCADCGKCFSERSKLVTHQRVHTGEKPYECLECGKFFRDRSNLITHHRIHTGEKPYKCEVCGKCFNQSSSLIIHQRIHTGERPYRCTECGKGFSNSSHFSAHRRTHTGGKAL; encoded by the exons ATGATGGCTGTGGCCTCCCCAGCACCAGAGTCCGAAGGCTTCTTCATTGTGAAACTGGAGGAGGACTTGTGGGAAACTGACTCCAAACCCCAGGAGGAGGCACCTGACACTGTCCCTGGCCTTGAGGTTTCCCGCCGGTGTTTCAGGCAGTTCCAGTACCAGGATGCAGCAGGACCCCACGAGGCCTTCAGCCAGCTCTGGGCTCTCTGCTGTCGTTGGCTGAGGCCTGAGATCCGCCTCAAAGAGCAGATCCTGGAGCTGCTGGTGCTGGAGCAGTTCCTGTCCATCTTACCCCAGGAGGTGCAGACCTGGGTGCAGGCACGGCACCCTGAGAGCGGGGAGGAGGCGGTGGCCCTGGTAGAGGACTGGCACCGAGAGGCCTGGGCTACCGGGCAGCAGGTGAGGCCGAAG GGACTCGAGCTGTGTGCTGAAGAGTCCAGGCCCTTCAAAGCAGCTGAGGAGTATCAGAAGTTCCATCTGAAGCCAGGGTCCCCCTGCCCTGAGGGACAGCCCCGGAAACTGTGGGCGGAGGATACATGCCCTGACCTTTCCAAGATGCCACCTCAGTCCTTGAAAGAGAATG CTGTCTTCACGCCCCTAGTCCCAGCTGATCCAAAGATAGAGAACACTGGAGATTGGGAGGTGGCAGCCGAGTCCCAG GAAACCCTGAGCCCCAGAAGAGAAGCCAAGGAGGAGCCCTGCGAGGACCCTGCAGGAGATGATTGCGGAACCGGTGTGTGCCTGG GAGTTCCAGTTTCAAAGCCAAGTGTCACCTCCCATCATGAGCGAGGACCAGAGACTTTGGGGCTGAGCCTTACAAACTGTGGGAATGGGAGCACTGCAGATGATAGCCTGGACAGTGAGCAAGACAAATCAGCCCAGGAAGAACAATGCCAGTGGGATGGGGAGGACATGAAGATGTCAGGTGTTCACTGGAGCTACGAGGAGACCAAGACTTTCCTGGCAATCTTAAGTGAGTCGCCATTCTCTGAAAAGCTCCGGACTTGTCACCAGAACCGCCAGGTATACCAGGCTATTGCAGAGCGGCTGAGGGCCCGGGGCTTCTTGCGGACTCTGGAGCAGTGTCGCTACAGGGTCAAAAACCTTCTGCGCAATTACCGGAAAGCCAAGAACAGTCACCCCCCAGGGACCTGCCCCTTCTATGAGGAGCTGGAGGCCCTGGTGAGGGCTCGGACAGCCATCAGAAGAACGagtgggccagaagagggtgtggtaCTCCCCAGGCTGGGCGACAGCGACACTGAGATGGATGACCAAGAGGAAGGGAGCTGGGAGCCTGTGGAAGCAACAGAAGGCTGCAGTGATTTTGGCCTGGCCACTGAGGAATCTATTCAGGGGTCCAGCATTTCAGGGGGCCCAGCCCTGCTCCAGAGCCGCATTG CAGGTGTGCACTGGGGCTTCGAGGAGACCAAGGCCTTTCTGGCAATTCTCAGTGAGTCACCGTTCTCCGAAAAGCTTCGCACTTGCCACCAAAACAGCCAGGTCTACCGGGCTATTGCGGAGCGGCTGTGTGCGCTGGGCTTCCTGCGGACTCTGGAACAGTGCCGCTACAGATTTAAAAACCTCCTTCGAAGCTACAGGAAAGCTAAGAGCAGCCATCCACCAGGAACCTGCCCCTTCTATGAGGAGCTGGACTCCCTGATGAGGGCTCGGACTGTGATCAGGGCCATGGAGATGGTAGGAGAAGCCACAGGTCTTCCTGGATCTGGGCAAGGCGGTACTGAGGCTGATGACCAAGAAGGCTGGGCCGAGATGGAAGATGAAGATGCCATTAAACCTCTGACCCCAGATCCCCAAACTCCAGATGTAG GTTTTAAGGTGAAGCATGAGGATGAAGACCAGATTTCAGAGCAGGATGTTTTTGGGGATTGGCCTGGAGCCTTATCAGAATATACCACAGAAGCTGTTGGGCAGCCTCATGCCTCGGGGGAGGACCGTGAGAACGAGGATGAGGGCGAGTGGAGAAGTACTGTCCTGTGGGAAGAGTACTCCTCTGAGGAGGACTTAGAAAAACTCATTGACCATCAAGGCCTGTACCTCACGGAGAAACCCCAAAAATGTGACGCACGCGTGGAAGGCTTCAGTCAGAAATTCCACTTCTTTGCCCACCAACAGACCCACACAGGGGAGGCGCCCCACCATTGTCCCGACCGTGGAAAGGGTTTTAGTGACTGTTCCAACCCCAGCACCCACCAGAGAACCCACACTGGGGAGAAGCCCCTCAGCTGCCTGGAGTGTGGGGAGAGCTTCGCTGACCATTCTGCTCTCATCGCCCACCAGAGAGCGCACGCAGGGGAAAAGTCCCACAAGTGTGGGGAGAGGGGGAAAAGCTTCATCCAGAGCCCACACCCACGGAAGCATCAGCGAGGCCACGCGGGAGAAACTCCTGAGCAGCGTAACGAGCTCGTGGAGAACGTTGGCCAGAGCCCGTCTCCTAGTGTTCCCTGGAGAAATTCTGCATGGGAGACGCCTACCCAACCTCCGAGTGTGAGCATGGGCGCGGGCTCGCCCGGAGGCCATCGCGGCGACTCGGCAGAGAAGCTGTTTCAGTGCCCTGAGTGTGGCCAGTGCTTCTCCAAGAGCTCTGCCCTCACGAGCCACCAAAGAACCCACACAGGCGAGAAGCCGTACGAGTGCGCCGAGTGCGGGAAGAGCTTCAGCAAGAGCTCCAGCCTGTCCAACCACCAGCGGACCCACCGAGGTGTGAAGACGCACAAGTGTGCGGACTGCGGCAAGTGCTTCAGCGAGCGCTCCAAGCTGGTCACCCACCAGAGGGTGCACACGGGGGAGAAGCCCTACGAATGCCTCGAGTGCGGCAAGTTCTTCCGAGACCGGTCCAACCTCATCACCCACCATCGGATCCACACGGGAGAAAAGCCGTACAAGTGCGAAGTGTGTGGGAAGTGCTTCAACCAGAGCTCCAGCCTTATCATCCACCAGAGGATCCACACGGGGGAGAGACCCTACAGGTGCACGGAGTGCGGCAAAGGCTTCAGCAACAGCTCCCACTTCAGCGCCCACCGCCGAACCCACACCGGGGGGAAAGCGTTGTAG